One genomic window of Sardina pilchardus chromosome 15, fSarPil1.1, whole genome shotgun sequence includes the following:
- the LOC134102512 gene encoding guanine nucleotide-binding protein subunit beta-4-like, with product MSELEQLREEAELLRCQIQDARKACSDSNLSQISAGLDPVGRIQLRTRRTLRGHLAKIYAMHWGCDTRLLVSASQDGKLIIWDSYTTNKIHAIPLRSSWVMTCAYAPSGSFVACGGLDNICSVYNLKTREGNVRVTRELAGHTGYLSCCRFIDDGQVVTSSGDTTCALWDIETAQQMVSFPGHTGDVMSLTLSPDRRTFVSGACDATAKLWDIRDGMCRQSFSSHLSDINAVTFFPNGNVFATGSDDATCRIYDLRADQEMHVYSHDNIICGITSVSFSKSGRLLIAGYDDFNCNVWDVLKGERSGVLAGHDNRVSCLGVTPDGMAVATGSWDSFLRIWN from the exons ATGAGTGAGTTAGAACAGCTTCGGGAAGAGGCGGAACTACTACGCTGCCAGATCCAG GATGCCAGAAAAGCCTGCAGTGACTCCAACCTCTCTCAG atcTCAGCAGGTTTGGACCCTGTTGGGAGGATCCAGCTGAGGACGAGAAGAACACTGAGGGGCCACCTGGCTAAAATCTACGCCATGCACTGGGGATGtgacaccag GTTACTTGTTAGCGCATCTCAGGATGGCAAGTTAATAATCTGGGACAGCTACACGACAAATAAG ATTCATGCCATCCCACTGCGGTCGTCGTGGGTTATGACATGTGCGTACGCGCCTTCGGGGAGCTTTGTGGCGTGTGGCGGTCTGGACAACATTTGCTCCGTCTACAATCTGAAGACACGAGAAGGCAATGTCCGAGTCACCAGAGAACTGGCtggacacacag GCTATTTATCTTGCTGCCGTTTCATTGATGATGGTCAGGTTGTGACCAGCTCAGGAGACACCACCTG tgcCTTGTGGGACATCGAGACAGCGCAGCAGATGGTCAGTTTCCCGGGTCACACGGGTGACGTCATGAGCCTGACGCTGAGTCCAGACCGCCGGACGTTTGTGTCGGGAGCGTGCGACGCCACCGCCAAGCTCTGGGACATCAGGGATGGGATGTGCAGGCAGTCCTTCAGCAGCCACCTCTCAGACATCAACGCAGTCACC TTCTTCCCCAATGGGAATGTGTTTGCTACTGGCTCGGACGACGCCACCTGCCGGATCTACGACCTGCGTGCTGACCAGGAGATGCATGTGTACTCGCACGACAACATCATCTGCGGCATCACCTCCGTGTCCTTCTCCAAGAGCGGACGCCTGCTCATCGCCGGCTATGACGACTTCAACTGCAACGTGTGGGACGTGCTGAAGGGAGAgcgctcag gTGTCCTGGCTGGCCATGATAACCGTGTGAGCTGTTTGGGCGTGACTCCTGACGGTATGGCAGTGGCCACAGGCTCATGGGATAGCTTCCTGCGCATCTGGAACTGA